In the Arthrobacter sp. CDRTa11 genome, GCAGGAAAGTCAGCAGGGCAGCCAGCAGACAGATCAGCCAGGTGACGCCTTTGAAAACCTGCTGCACGAGACGCGGGCCTTCGCGCCCACTCCGGAATTCGCTGCTGACGCCGTTGTCACCGCAGCCGAATATGAAGAGGCCGACGCCGACCGGCCGGGTTTTTGGGCTCAGAAGGCACGCGAGCTGCTCACCTGGAACAAAGACTTCACGCAGGCCCTGGACTGGTCCAACCCGCCGTTCGCGAAGTGGTTTGTGGGCGGGGAGGTCAACGCCGCCTATAACGCGCTGGACCGGCACGTGGAGAACGGCCTTGGGGACCGGGTAGCCATCTATTTCGAGGGCGAACCCGGCGACACGCGCACCTATACGTACGCCCAGCTCACCGACGAGGTCAAGAAAGCCGCGAACGCTTTTGAGTCACTCGGCGTTTCCAAGGGTGACCGGGTGGCGGTGTACCTGCCGATGATCCCCGAGGCTGTCATTACGCTCCTGGCCTGTGCCCGGATCGGTGCGGTGCATTCGGTGGTGTTCGGTGGTTTCTCCGCTGACGCGCTGCGGTCCCGGATCGAGGACGCCGAAGCCAAGCTGGTGGTCACGGCCGACGGCACGTACCGCCGCGGCAAGCCCAGCGCACTGAAGCCCGCGGTGGACCAGGCGCTGTCCGCCGATGGCCACAGCGTGCAGAACGTGGTGGTGGTCAAACGCAACGGCCAGGACGTGGACTGGCACGAGGGCCGGGACCACTGGTGGGCCGACACCGTTGAGGCCGCTTCAACCCGGCACACCGCCGTCGGCCATGACTCCGAGCACCCACTGTTCATCCTCTACACCTCCGGCACCACCGGCAAGCCAAAGGGCATCCTGCACACCACCGGCGGGTACCTCACCCAGACCGCGTACACCCACAAGGCAGTCTTCGATCTGCACCCGGCAACGGACGTGTACTGGTGCACGGCCGACGTCGGGTGGGTCACCGGCCACTCCTACGTCGCCTATGCGCCCCTGATCAACGGCGCCACCCAGGTCATGTACGAAGGCACCCCCGATTCCCCGCACCAGGGCCGCTGGTGGGAGATCGTGGAGAAGTACAAGGTCTCCATCCTGTACACCGCACCCACCGCCATCCGCACCTTCATGAAATGGGGACGGGAGATCCCGGACAAGTACGATCTGTCCTCCATCCGGGTGCTGGGCTCGGTAGGCGAATCCATCAACCCCGAAGCGTGGATGTGGTACCGCGAGGTCATTGGCGCAAACGCCGGCAAGAACGGCGAACGCAAGGACCATCCCGCCCCGATCGTGGACACCTGGTGGCAGACAGAGACCGGCGCGCAAATGATCGCTCCGCTGCCCGGCGTCACCGCCACCAAGCCAGGCTCAGCGCAAACACCGCTGCCCGGCATCGCCGTGGACGTCGTGGACGAACTCGGCGAGTCAGTCCCCAACGGGCACGGCGGATTCCTGGTCATCCGCGAGCCGTGGCCGGCCATGCTCCGCGGCATCTGGGGTGACCCCCAGCGCTTCAAGGACACCTACTGGTCGCGCTTTGAAAACATGTACTTCGCCGGCGACGGAGCCAAAAAAGACGACGACGGCGACATCTGGCTCCTGGGCCGGGTGGATGACGTGATGAACGTGTCCGGTCACCGGCTCTCCACCACCGAAATTGAATCAGCACTGGTCTCCCATCCCTCCGTGGCCGAGGCAGCCGTCGTCGGGGCAGCGGACGAAACCACCGGCCAGGCCGTCGTCGCGTTTGTCATCCTCCGCGGTGACGCCGTGGACTCCGGCGACACGATCGTGCAGGAACTCCGGAACCACGTGGGCAAGGAAATCGGCCCCATCGCCAAACCCAAAACCATCCTCGTGGTGCCCGAACTGCCCAAGACCCGTTCCGGCAAAATCATGCGACGCCTCCTCAAGGACGTCGCAGAAGGCCGCGACCCCGGCGACGCCACTACCCTGGCTGACAACACCGTCATGGCCCAGATCGCGGCAAGCCTCAGGAAATAGAAGCGTGACGGGGACGGCGTCGCTCACCATCGTGGGCGGCGCCGTCGCCGTATGCTTGGTGCAGCCCCGTCCGCTGGCTTTAAGGAATGTTTAGATGCTCCCCGCTGCACGTCATCAGGCCATTGTGGACGCTGTCCAGCGCGAGCGGGTTGTGCGGGTCTCGGATCTGGCGCAGCAGCTGGGTGTTTCACTCATGACGGTGCGGCGGGATATTGAGCTCCTGGAGGAAGGCGGCCGGCTGGAACGCATCCATGGCGGCGCCAAGCTTCCAGGTGACCCCAGCACCCACGAGCCGGGCTTCGAGCTCAAGTCCACCCAGCTGACGGCAGAGAAAAGGGCCATAGCCCAGGAGGCGGCCGGCCTGGTCCAGGAAGGCATGGCCATTGGGCTGAGCGCAGGAACCACTACCTGGGCGCTGGCGCAGGAACTGGTCAACGGTCCGCGGATCACCGTGGTGACCAATTCGATGCGGATTGCGGATCTGTTCCATCACGGCGCCTCGGCCGGAACAGCCCGCTTCGGCTCCACGGTGATCCTGATCGGCGGGGAGCGGACGCCGTCGGATGCGTTGGTGGGCCCCATCGCCACGGGAGCACTAAAGCAACTGCACCTGGACGTCTTGTTCCTCGGCGTCCACGGCATGGACCCGGAGGCCGGTTTCACCACTCCGAACCTGTTGGAAGCGGAAACGGACCGCGCCTTTGTGGCCGCCGCCCGCAAGGTGGTTGTCCTCGCGGACCACACCAAATGGGGGCTGCTGGGAATCAGCAGCATCGCCTCCCTGGATGAGGCTGACGAGATCGTCACCGACTCCGGATTGGGCATGGACGCCCAACGGATCCTTGGCGAGCGAATCGGCAAGGTCCGGATCGCGTCAGCTTAGGGGCAGCCGCAGGACTGCCTAATGAGCAGCCTCGTGGGAAACTGCCGGTGCCCCGCAGGCTTACCGCGGTGGTCCCCTACCAAGGCACTGACGGCGGCTTCGGCCATGGCCTTGACCGGCTGTTCCACGGTGGTTAGTGCCGGCCAGCTGTACTCTGCTTCGACCGATCCGTCGAAGGAAGTCAACGCGATGTCCCCGGGAACAGATATGCCGGCCTCGTGAATTGCCCGGAGAATACCTATCGCTTGCATGTCAGAGCTGGCGAAAATCGCCGTCGGCCTGTTCGCGGACGACAGCAGCCGCTGACCGGCAGCGTAGCCACCTGCCCGTGAAAAGGGCCCGCGCACGATCGGCCCCTCCAATAGTCCAGCATCCGAGAGTGCCGCAAGCCATCCTTTTTCACGGCCGTCCAAGTCATTGGCTGTGTTAGTACCCATGGCCAGGCCAATATTAGTGTGGCCATGACCAATCAGATGCTCGACGGCGATCCGAGCGCCGGCGGCCAAATCCACACCCACGCTGCTGAAACCCGGCGCAGCGTCCCCATGGTTCAGCAGCACCGTCGGAATATCCGCGTTGTCCAGCTCAACAAGGTCCGGCTCAAACAGCACGCTGGCCAGCACCACACCGTCCACCTGCCGGGCGGCCAGGTTTCGGATATGACGTCGCTCCTTTGCCACGCTTCCATCAGAATTTGTCAGAACCAGGGCATAACCACACTCGGCGGCCGCGTCCTCCACCGCATGGGAGAGCAAGGAGAAGAACGGGTTGCTGTTATCCGGGATCACGAGGCCGATGGTTTCACTGGAACCCAGCTTCAAGGCGCGGGCGGCGGCATTGGGACGGTACCCCAATACCCGGATGGCATCCTGGACTTTGGCTTCCGTTGCCGGAGCCACTTTCTTAGGGCCACCGTTCACGACATAGCTGACGACGGCGGTACTGACGCCAGCATAGCGGGCAACGTCCTTGCGGGTTACCGGGCCGCGTGGAGCCTGCACAGTGGGACTGCTCATGACTTAGATCCTAGCTAGAGACTTGCGGGGGCATCGCCAAAGTCCCGGATAGGCAGGCGCGCGCCGCCGTTGAGAGCTGATTCATGTGCCACGATGCCGGGAAGCGTGAACCGGGCAGCAACCCAGGCGTTGACGGGCGGCATCGTACGGCTATTAACCGCCGTCACGAAGTCGTCCACCAGGAAGTGATGGCTGCCCTCGTGTCCGTTCGGGGCGCCGCGGAATTCCTCGGGAAGCCGTTCGGCGTCATGGACAGGCGAGAGACCCGAAACAAAGGCGTCTCGCAGCTCCGCTGCAACGTTTGCCAGCGACGGGTCGTCCAGGGACATGCTGGGCCGGGTCTCCATCTGCTCGGAAATGTCATGGACGTTTTCCTTGTCCTGCCACACCGTGACCTTTGCCAGCTGTTCAAAGCTGGCGTCCGTGCCAAAGAACCGGAACCGGGACTCCCGGATGTGGGACGGGTAGCCCACCCGGCGCATCTCGTTGGTCCGCATGACTCCGCCGTCGTTAAGTTCAAAGAGGGCGGTGGCATTGGAGAAATCATTGCCGAACATGCTGACGTCCTTGTCGAAAACGCCATCATTGCGGTCGTCCTTGACCCCGACGCAGCTGACGCTGACCGCATGCGCGGGGATGGCACCCAGCACGCCGCCCACAGCATGGGTGGGGTACAGCATGGGAGGGTAGCTGGCGGTTTCCTTCCACCGTTCGCCTCCGCTGTACTGGTAGGCGTCGTAGAAGCCAAGGTCCATGTCGTGGACGTAGTCGCCTTCGGAGTAGAAGATGCGGCCGAACTTTCCGGCAGCCAGCTGCTTCCGGGCGTAGACGGTGGCGGGGTTGTAGTAGCTGGTCTCCCCCATCATGTAGACCAGGCCCGTGTCCCTGACGGCCTCGATGATTCGGGCGATCTCGTCCTCTGATATGGCCATCGGTACGGCGGAGTAGACGTGCTTGCCGGCGCGGAGCGCCTGCTCCACCAAGGGACCATGGGTCCAGCGCTGCGTGAAAATAGCCACGGCATCGACGTCGGAGGCAAGAAGTTCGTCGAAATCGGCCTTAACCCCTGTGAGATGCAGGCGGTCTGCAGCTTCCGCCGCGCGCTCCGGAAGCTCATCCACCACGTACACGGCGTCGACTCCCGGGTGGAGCTGGAACAGGTGGGCGAATTGGCCACCGAACTGGCCCACCCCTACTACGCCTATTGAAAACGTCATTGTCTGCCTTCCGTAAGTGATTCCAGGTGTTTGCCGGGGAAGCGCTCTCCCATGACTTGCCAGTGTTTCACCCGAATCTACTCGAGTCAACAGCTGAAGACCGGCGGGAAAACTTCTCAAAGAAAATCCAAAGAAATACTTGCTGGACTAAATCTACTCGTGTAGATTCGCCTCTAGTTGTTACCCACCTCACAGTCAGGAAGGGTCGAAGATGACCACCCTTACCAAGCAGCAACGGGACCCGGCGGGCCGGGCAGCTGGACCCAAAGCAGGAAAAAAAGGCAGTACAGACAAAAAGAGCATGATCCATCAACTGGGCGACCTGAAGATGGCGTTGATTTTCATCCTCCCCGCGATGATCGGCTTCGTGGTCTTCTTCCTGATCCCCACCATCCGCGGCGTCTACCTCAGCTTTACCGAATACAGCATCCTGGGGGACCCCACCTGGATCGGCATCAAGAACTACACCACGATTTTCGCCGATGAACTGTTCTGGAACTCCATGGCTGTCACCGTGCAGTACGTGGCCATCAACATTGGTTTCCAGACAGTTATTGCGCTTGGCCTGGCACTCCTGATGCACCGCGTGGCGAAGTCAACACTCATCCGTGGCGCCCTGCTGATGCCGTTCCTCGTGGCCAACGTCATCGTTGCGCTCCTCTGGTTCTGGATGCTGGACTATCAGTTGGGCATCGTCAATGAAGTCATCAATTGGATGGGCCTGCCGCGGATCGCCTTCTTCGGAAGCGAGCAATGGGCCATCCCGACTATCGCCGCCGTCAACGTGTGGCGCCACATGGGCTACACCGCCCTGCTGATCTTCGCCGGACTCCAGGCCATTCCGCAGCACGTCTATGAAGTGGCATCCCTCGATGGTGCGTCACCAACCAGGACCTTCTGGGGCATCACCATCCCGCTCCTGCGCCCGGTATTGGTGCTGGTGTTGGTAGTCACGGTGATCGGATCGTTCCAGGTTTTCGACACAGTGGCTATCACCACAGGCGGCGGTCCCGTCAACGCCTCCCGCGTCATCCAGATGTACATCTACCAAAAGGCCTTCACCGAGTCGGACTTCGGGTACGCCTCCGCACTGTCTGTCATTCTCTTTGTCATCCTCGCTCTGGTGGCCTTCGTGCAAATGAAGTTCCTCAAGGGCAACGACTCGGACCTGGACTAAGGACCCCGCAATGACTACCTCGACTCCTTCCCTGCAAGACGCCGGCAGTCCAACCCGGGCTGCAATCATCAAGCCACGCAAGCCGTTCAACTGGGGCCGCGCCGGCGCCTGGGCCCTTGTGGTCATCGCGTTGATCGTCACTATTGCACCGTTCCTTTGGATGCTTCGCACGGCCCTTTCAAGTAACCACTCCCTCGCTTCCAACGCAGGAAACCTCCTGCCCGCCGATTTCAGCTGGGGCGCCTTCAAACGCGTCATGGGCCTGCAAACCCCTGAGGAAGCCCTAGCAGAAGGGGGTTCCGGAGCGGCCATCAACTTCTGGTGGTACCTCCGAAGCTCCATCATCGTTTCCACACTGGTGACGGCCGGGCAGGTTTTCTTCAGCGCCATGGCCGCCTATGCCTTCTCACGGCTGCGTTGGCCGGGCAGGGAGAAAGTGTTCGCCCTGTTCCTGGCTACCATGATGGTGCCGCCGATCTTCACAGCCTTGCCCAACTTCCTGATGATCAAGAACCTGGGACTGCTGAACACCTACGCCGGCATCATCCTGCCCTTCCTGTTCATGACACCCTTCGCCATCTTCTTCCTGCGCCAGTTCTTCATGAGCATGTCCAGGGAAGTTGAAGAGGCAGCCATGCTGGACGGCGCCCATAAGTTCCGCATCTTCTTCCAGATCGTGCTGCCCAACGCTGCTGCCCCCCTGGCCACGCTGGCACTCCTCACATTCATCGGCACGTGGAACGAGTACTTTTGGCCACTGCTGGTGGGCCAGGACGAAAGCGTCCGGGTCCTCACTGTAGGCCTGGGTGTCTTCAAGTCCCAGTCGCCACAAGGTGCTCCCGACTGGAGCGGCCTCATGGCGGCCACCCTCATCGCCGCTCTCCCCGTTCTCCTGCTGTTCATCGCCTTCGGCAAGAAGGTAGTGAATTCCATCGGCTTCTCCGGCGTCAAATAGGCCCCCGTACCTGTTCCATCCGTTCCGCTGTTTCACCCTTCCGTTTATTTCCCCGTTACTCCCTGCCCGAACCGAAAGGCCCACCATGAAAAAATCCCTTGGCGTCGCCGCTGCTGCCGCCGCCTTTGCCCTGTCCCTGTCTGCCTGCGGCGCGCCAGCTCCGGCCTCCACCGAGGCAAAGGGTGAGATCAACTACTGGCTCTGGGATGCCAACCAGCTCCCGGCATACCAGCAGTGTGCTGACGATTTCACCAAGGCCAACCCGGACATCAAGGTCAAGATCACCCAGCGCGGCTGGGACGATTACTGGACCACCCTGACCAACGGGTTTGTTGCCGGAACCGCCCCGGACGTCTTTACCGACCACTTGGCAAAGTACCCCGAGTTCGCCTCCACGAAGCAGCTCCTCGCGCTGGACGATGCCGTCAAGAACGACAAGCTTGACCTGGACATCTACAACAAGGGCCTGAGCGATCTTTGGGTCGGCCAGGACGGCAAGCGCTACGGACTGCCCAAGGACTGGGATACCGTCGCCATGTTCTACAACAAGAAGCTGGTGGCCGACGGCGGCTACACCGAAGGGCAGCTGAAGAGCCTCGACTGGAATCCGAAGGATGGCGGCAGCTACGAAAAGGCCATCGCCCACCTGACCGTGGACAGCAACGGTGTGCGCGGCGACGAAGCCGGCTTCGACAAGAACAACGTGGCCGTTTACGGCCTGGGACTGGAAAACTCCGGTGCCGGGGATGGCCAGACCCAGTGGAGCTTCCTCAGCGCCACCATGGGCTGGACCCACACGGACAAGAACCCGTGGGGCACCAAGTTCAACTATGACGACCCGAAGTTCCAGGAAACCATCGCCTGGTGGGCCGGGCTGGTTGAGAAGGGCTACATGCCCAAACTTGAGACCACCGTGGGTGCAAGCGTGTCCGACAACTTCGGCGCAGGCAAAGCCGCCATCAACACCGGCGGTTCCTGGATGATCGGCCAGTACACCAGCTACAAGGGAGTCGAGACCGGCATTGCCCCCACCCCTGAGGGACCGGACGGCAAGCGGGCCAGCATGTTCAACGGCCTGGCCGACTCCATTTGGGCCGGCACCAAGAACCCCGCCGCCTCCGTCAAGTGGGTGGAGTACCTCGCCTCCACCGACTGCCAGGACGTTGTGGCCTCCAAGGCAGTAGTGTTCCCAGCCATCTCCACCTCCTCCGAACTTGCCGCCAAGGCGTTCGAGGCCAAGGGCATTGACGTCAGCGCCTTCACCACCCACGTCAAGGACGACACCACGTTCCTCTTCCCGATCGCAGACAAGTCCGCCAAGGTCACGGGCATCATGAAGCCTGCGATGGACGCTGTGCTCTACGGCAAGAAGCCTGCTAGCTCACTTTCCGAGGCGAACGAGCAGGTCAACGCCCTCTTCAAGTAGGGCCCACATCGTGGCTGCGGGTGTGGCCGCAGCCACCCGGTCCGGATGCCGCCGTTTCCTCCTTGCGACGGCGGCATCCGGACCACCACACGTAACAGCAACACAACAGCAACCAGACCGAAAGAGACATACCTATGGATCCGCTCTACCTCCGTACCACCGGCACCAGCCTGGTGATCAGCTTCAACAGCGGGGAGGCCGAGATTATCCATTGGGGCGCCGATCTTGGCGCCAGCCTTCCGGACTTAGCCATCCTTGGCGAACCCATCCCGCACTCGGCTGTGGACGCAACGGTCACCGCCGGGCTCCTGCCGCAGGCGTCCTCCAGCTGGCGCGGCAGGCCGGCACTCCGCGGCCATCGAATCGCTGACGGAGTCCCCGGCTACGATTTCTCGGCCCGCCTCCGCACCACCTCCGCCAGCTCCGGGTCCGCAAGCGAAGGCGCCTCCGCCGCCATCCTCCAAGCAGATCCCGACGCCGGCATCACGGTTGAGACGTCCATAAAACTGCACGACGGCGGTCTGCTGGAGCTGCGCCACACACTCACCAACGACGGCTCCTCCCCCTACCAGCTCGACGAACTGGCCACGGTCCTGCCGGTGGCGCCGGACGCCGTCGAGCTTCTTGACCTCACGGGACGCTGGTGCCGGGAACGCCACCCGCAGCGCCGCTCCCTCCAGCAGGGAACGTGGGTGCGGACCGGACGGCACGGCCGCACCGGGCACGATTCCTCGCTCCTGTTCGCAGCCGGCACCGAAGCGTTCGGCAACCGCCATGGCAAGGTGTGGGCCACGCATCTGGCCTGGAGCGGAAACCACGAACAGTTCGCGGACAGCATCGCCGATGGCCGCACCATGATCGGTGGTTCAGAGCTCCTGGGCCCCGCGGAAGTCATCCTCCAGCCCGGCGGCAGCTACACCACCCCTGCGTTGTTCGCGGCCTACTCTGACCGTGGCCTGGACGGCGTCAGCGAAGCGTTCTACAGCTGGTTCAGGTCCCGCCCGCACCACGTCCTGCCTGCCGCACCCGCCGCTGCCGGCAAGAGCAGTAACGGCAAAGCAAGGCCCGTTGTGCTTAACACTTGGGAAGCCGTCTATTTTGACCATGACATTGACACGCTGATCGAACTCGCTGACTCGGCGGCCGAGCTGGGGGTGGAGCGATTTGTGCTCGACGACGGCTGGTTCCGCGGGCGCCGCACGGACCGTGCCGGGCTGGGCGACTGGTACGTTGACGATTCCCTTTGGCCCCGGGGCCTCACGCCGCTGGTCGAGACTGTCACCTCGCGAGGGATGGAATTCGGCCTGTGGGTGGAACCGGAAATGGTCAATCTGGACTCGGACATCGCCCGGGAACACCCCGAATGGATTGTGGGCCCCTCCGCACTCTCGCACAAGGACGGCGGCCGGCTCCCGCTGGAGTGGCGGTTCCAACACATCCTGGATCTGGTGAACCCGGAAGCCTGGCAATACATTTTCGACCGGATAGACGCCTTGCTCACGAAGTACAACATCAGCTACCTCAAGTGGGACCAGAACAGGGACCTGATGGAGCACGGCCATGCCGGACGCGCCTCGGTGCATGAACAGACTCTGGCCGCCTACCGCCTGTTTGACGAGCTCAAGAAGGCGCATCCCGGCGTCGAGATCGAGAGCTGCTCTTCGGGCGGCGCCCGCGTGGACCTTGGCATCCTGGAACGGACGGACCGGATCTGGGCCTCGGACTGCAATGACGCCCTGGAACGTCAGACCATCCAGCGCTGGACCGGGCTGGTGGTTCCGCCGGAACTGGTGGGCGCGCACATCGGCCCCACCACTTCGCACACCACTGCCCGTACCCACCATCTGTCCTTCCGGGCCATCACTGCCCTGTTTGGCCACTTCGGCATGGAGTGGGACGTCCGCGAGGTCCAGGGTGCCGAGCGGGAGCAGCTCAAGCGATTCATCGGGCTTTACAAGGAGCACCGGGACCTCATCCACTCCGGGCGCATGGTCCGCGCGGACCTTGCCGAGGGTTCCCTGCTCCTGCACGGTGTGGTTGCGGGCTCCCCTGCCGGCCCATCCTCGGCCGGACCGGTGCAAGGCACGACGGCGGCGCTGTTCGCCCTGGTCAGTACCCGCACCGCGTTCGCTGAGCAGCCCGGCCGGATCACCGTCCCCGGCCTCGAGCCTGACCGCGACTACCGGGTGGAAGCCATCTTCCCCCTGCCGGGGGATGCGGACTACGCCCACAACTACACACAGGTCCAGCCTCCGGCCTGGCTGAATGACGGGGCCGAGGTCAACGGGCGTTTCCTGGCCGAGGTGGGCCTGCCCATGCCCATCCTCAACCCGGAGCATGCCGTCCTGCTGAAGTTCACCACACTGTAGCCCGGGCTCCCTGGCCTGCCGCGCCTTCGCTCCTGATGGAAAACTCAGGCCGTAAGAATGCGCGGCGGGCCGGGCCAGGCGCTAGATTTGCAACCATGACTGAAGCCACCAGCGCCGCCGCGGACGGCCGCGGCACCATCCTTGTGATTAACGGGCCCAACCTGAACCTCCTGGGTACCCGTGAACCGGACAAATACGGCCTCTCCACGCTGGCAGACGTGGAGGAGTTGGCGCGCACCACTGCCGAGGCCCACGGCTTCACCGCGGAATGCGTCCAGTCCAACCACGAGGGTGTCCTGCTGGACACCATCCACGCTGCCCGGGGCACCGCCGTCGGAATTGTCATTAATGCCGGGGCATTCACCCACACGTCCGTTGCCCTCCGCGATGCACTCGCCGCCGTGCAGCTGCCCGCCGTGGAAGTCCACATCACCAACGTGCACCAGCGTGAGGAGTTCAGGCACCACTCCTTCCTCTCCCCGGTCTGCACTGCGGTCATCGTAGGGGCCGGCGTGTTCGGTTACCGGCTCGCCATCGACTACCTGGCGGAAACGCTGTAGCCAATGGCCACCGGCCAGGGGCTGCCGCAGGAGCCGGAATCCATCCCGGACGGGGACGCATCGGCCAGCCGCACGGCGGCCTGGTACCGGCATTTTGGTTTGGTGGAAGCGCCCGGGTCCTCCCCCTGCTACGCCGAGTGGACAGTGGGCCTGGCCGACGACCCGCAGCTGATCGCCCGGATCGACCAGTGGCCGCACGATAAGCGCCAACCCAACCTGCTGCTGGCCGCCGCACGCTATCTGGGTGCCCGCGTGGGACCCTACAAGGAGTTCCGCCAATTTCTGGAAGACCATTGGGCGGACATCAGCCGGATCGTCCTCTCTCGTTCAACGCAGACCAACGAGGCCGGCCGCTGCGCCACCCTGCTGCCCTCCTTGGCCGCCATTGCAGCCGCCGAAGGCAGACCCCTGGCGCTGCTGGAGGTGGGTGCCTCAGCCGGCCTGGGGCTGTTTCCGGACCGGTACAGCTACGAGTTCGACGACGGTACCTCCGTCACGCGGCTTTCCCCAGAGGAGCCGTCCCGAACGGAGGTGGAGCCTCCTGTCCTGCGGTGCACCACCGCGGGCCCGGTGCCCGTGCCGGACCGGCTCCCGCCCGTCGCCTGGCGGGCAGGTATTGACCTGAACCCGCTGGATATCAGGAATTCCGACGACGTCGCCTGGCTGGAAGCGCTGATCTGGCCGGAGCAGGAGTTCCGCCTCAGGAGGCTGCGCCAGGCTATGGCCATCGCCCGGGACGAGCCACCGCTCCTGATAGCTGGCGACCTGAACGACCGGCTGGTTGACGTGGCTGCCCAGGCACCGGCGGACACCACCCTGGTGGTTTTCCACAGTGCCGTGATGGCCTATCTCAGCGCCGAGGGAAGATCCCGGTTCCGCAGCACCGTCCGGCAGTTGGCGGCAGCAAGGGGATCCCACTGGCTGTCCAACGAAGGGCATATGGTGATCGACCAGGAGGATGGTTCCAGCGTGGTGCCAGAGGTGGATCCGCAGCTGATCGCGGGCAAATTCCTGCTCACGCACAACGGCATTCCGGAGGCTGTCACGGGACCCCATGGCCAAAGCCTCGAGTGGCTCTGAATGCCGCTTAGGCGATATCAATCCGGAGCCGTGCTGCCCTGACGCCTACTTCTGGATGCACTGTCCGGAGGACACCGGAGCGTTCATCGCAGCTGCCTGGGCGGCAACGGGCGTGAGGTCATCCATGGTGATGGCGAAACCCATCTCAGCGTCCGAGGTGGCCTTGGCGAAGATCACCCCGGCAACCAGTCCGTCCGTGGTCAGGAGTGGCCCGCCGGAATTGCCCGGCTGGATATCTCCCGCCAGTCGGTAGATCTCCTCCGGGGACGAATTGTTGCCGTAGATATCCGGGACCAGCACGGTGGTGA is a window encoding:
- a CDS encoding ABC transporter substrate-binding protein: MKKSLGVAAAAAAFALSLSACGAPAPASTEAKGEINYWLWDANQLPAYQQCADDFTKANPDIKVKITQRGWDDYWTTLTNGFVAGTAPDVFTDHLAKYPEFASTKQLLALDDAVKNDKLDLDIYNKGLSDLWVGQDGKRYGLPKDWDTVAMFYNKKLVADGGYTEGQLKSLDWNPKDGGSYEKAIAHLTVDSNGVRGDEAGFDKNNVAVYGLGLENSGAGDGQTQWSFLSATMGWTHTDKNPWGTKFNYDDPKFQETIAWWAGLVEKGYMPKLETTVGASVSDNFGAGKAAINTGGSWMIGQYTSYKGVETGIAPTPEGPDGKRASMFNGLADSIWAGTKNPAASVKWVEYLASTDCQDVVASKAVVFPAISTSSELAAKAFEAKGIDVSAFTTHVKDDTTFLFPIADKSAKVTGIMKPAMDAVLYGKKPASSLSEANEQVNALFK
- a CDS encoding alpha-galactosidase translates to MDPLYLRTTGTSLVISFNSGEAEIIHWGADLGASLPDLAILGEPIPHSAVDATVTAGLLPQASSSWRGRPALRGHRIADGVPGYDFSARLRTTSASSGSASEGASAAILQADPDAGITVETSIKLHDGGLLELRHTLTNDGSSPYQLDELATVLPVAPDAVELLDLTGRWCRERHPQRRSLQQGTWVRTGRHGRTGHDSSLLFAAGTEAFGNRHGKVWATHLAWSGNHEQFADSIADGRTMIGGSELLGPAEVILQPGGSYTTPALFAAYSDRGLDGVSEAFYSWFRSRPHHVLPAAPAAAGKSSNGKARPVVLNTWEAVYFDHDIDTLIELADSAAELGVERFVLDDGWFRGRRTDRAGLGDWYVDDSLWPRGLTPLVETVTSRGMEFGLWVEPEMVNLDSDIAREHPEWIVGPSALSHKDGGRLPLEWRFQHILDLVNPEAWQYIFDRIDALLTKYNISYLKWDQNRDLMEHGHAGRASVHEQTLAAYRLFDELKKAHPGVEIESCSSGGARVDLGILERTDRIWASDCNDALERQTIQRWTGLVVPPELVGAHIGPTTSHTTARTHHLSFRAITALFGHFGMEWDVREVQGAEREQLKRFIGLYKEHRDLIHSGRMVRADLAEGSLLLHGVVAGSPAGPSSAGPVQGTTAALFALVSTRTAFAEQPGRITVPGLEPDRDYRVEAIFPLPGDADYAHNYTQVQPPAWLNDGAEVNGRFLAEVGLPMPILNPEHAVLLKFTTL
- the aroQ gene encoding type II 3-dehydroquinate dehydratase, whose translation is MTEATSAAADGRGTILVINGPNLNLLGTREPDKYGLSTLADVEELARTTAEAHGFTAECVQSNHEGVLLDTIHAARGTAVGIVINAGAFTHTSVALRDALAAVQLPAVEVHITNVHQREEFRHHSFLSPVCTAVIVGAGVFGYRLAIDYLAETL
- a CDS encoding DUF2332 domain-containing protein; translation: MATGQGLPQEPESIPDGDASASRTAAWYRHFGLVEAPGSSPCYAEWTVGLADDPQLIARIDQWPHDKRQPNLLLAAARYLGARVGPYKEFRQFLEDHWADISRIVLSRSTQTNEAGRCATLLPSLAAIAAAEGRPLALLEVGASAGLGLFPDRYSYEFDDGTSVTRLSPEEPSRTEVEPPVLRCTTAGPVPVPDRLPPVAWRAGIDLNPLDIRNSDDVAWLEALIWPEQEFRLRRLRQAMAIARDEPPLLIAGDLNDRLVDVAAQAPADTTLVVFHSAVMAYLSAEGRSRFRSTVRQLAAARGSHWLSNEGHMVIDQEDGSSVVPEVDPQLIAGKFLLTHNGIPEAVTGPHGQSLEWL